Proteins found in one Sporosarcina jeotgali genomic segment:
- the rimP gene encoding ribosome maturation factor RimP, translating into MSKITEEVEMLALPIVNELSLELVDIEFLKEGRDWFLRVYIDTQEGNIDILQCAQVSERLSEELDRTDPIPQNYFLEVSSPGAERPLKKEQDYEKAVGQYIYVKTYEPVKDMKEFEGHLLVNEPDAIELQIRIKTRTLTVRIDKQKIAVARYAIDFSA; encoded by the coding sequence ATGAGTAAAATTACAGAAGAAGTAGAAATGTTAGCACTCCCGATTGTCAATGAGTTATCGCTTGAACTAGTCGACATTGAGTTTTTGAAAGAAGGAAGAGATTGGTTTTTGCGCGTCTACATTGATACGCAGGAAGGGAATATCGACATACTTCAATGTGCACAAGTAAGTGAACGTCTGAGTGAAGAACTGGACCGTACAGATCCGATTCCGCAAAACTACTTCTTGGAAGTTTCATCTCCAGGGGCAGAGCGTCCGCTTAAAAAAGAGCAGGATTACGAAAAAGCGGTTGGCCAGTATATTTATGTGAAAACTTATGAGCCAGTTAAAGATATGAAAGAATTCGAAGGGCACCTTTTAGTCAATGAACCAGATGCTATAGAACTTCAAATTCGTATTAAAACCCGTACATTGACAGTCAGAATCGATAAGCAAAAGATTGCTGTTGCAAGATATGCAATCGACTTTTCTGCATAA
- the nusA gene encoding transcription termination factor NusA — protein sequence MSSDLLDALTALEKQKGISREVLVDAIEAALVTAYKRNFNQAQNVRVDLNLGVGTIKVFSRKDVVGEEVEDDRLQITLEDALLINPAYEVGDIVEQEVTPRDFGRIAAQTAKQVVTQRVREAERGLIYEEYIDREDDIVNGIVERFDARNLYVGLGKVEAVLPMTEQIASETYNPHERIKVYITKVERTSRGPQVFVSRTHPGLLRRLFEMEVPEIFEGIVEIKSIAREAGDRSKISVFTTNEEVDPVGSCVGARGARVQSISNELNGEKVDIVEWSEDPVIFVANALSPSKVLDVHVEEEDRSTTVVVPDYQLSLAIGKRGQNARLAAKLTGWKIDIKSETDARELGIYPRFEEEFQADEADVDEADVYSDEETALDSTEETEEVETDSIDLYQDEHQ from the coding sequence ATGAGTAGCGATCTTCTCGATGCATTAACAGCATTAGAAAAGCAAAAAGGCATATCTAGAGAGGTACTAGTGGATGCGATTGAAGCGGCACTCGTAACTGCGTACAAACGAAACTTTAATCAAGCTCAAAACGTGCGCGTGGATTTGAACTTAGGAGTAGGAACTATTAAAGTGTTTTCACGTAAAGATGTCGTTGGAGAAGAAGTGGAAGATGACCGTCTGCAAATTACGCTTGAAGATGCTTTGCTTATAAACCCAGCGTATGAAGTCGGCGACATTGTGGAGCAAGAAGTGACACCTCGCGACTTTGGACGAATTGCTGCTCAAACAGCGAAGCAAGTCGTTACCCAGCGTGTCCGTGAAGCTGAACGCGGTCTTATCTATGAAGAATATATCGACCGTGAAGACGATATTGTCAATGGAATTGTAGAGCGCTTTGACGCGCGCAACTTGTATGTAGGGTTAGGGAAAGTAGAAGCTGTACTTCCTATGACCGAGCAAATCGCTTCTGAAACATACAACCCGCATGAACGTATCAAAGTGTACATTACAAAAGTGGAACGCACTTCACGCGGACCGCAAGTGTTTGTATCTCGAACACACCCTGGACTTTTGCGCCGTCTATTTGAAATGGAAGTTCCTGAAATCTTTGAAGGAATTGTAGAAATCAAATCGATCGCCAGAGAAGCGGGCGACCGTTCAAAAATCTCTGTCTTTACAACGAACGAAGAAGTGGATCCTGTAGGTTCTTGTGTGGGTGCACGCGGAGCACGCGTTCAATCGATTTCAAATGAACTTAATGGTGAAAAAGTCGATATTGTGGAATGGTCAGAAGATCCAGTAATCTTTGTTGCAAACGCATTAAGCCCTTCTAAAGTATTGGACGTTCATGTTGAAGAAGAAGATCGTTCGACAACGGTAGTGGTTCCGGATTATCAATTATCACTGGCAATCGGTAAGCGTGGTCAAAATGCACGATTAGCTGCCAAGTTGACGGGCTGGAAAATTGACATTAAAAGTGAAACAGATGCGCGTGAACTAGGAATCTATCCTCGATTTGAAGAAGAATTCCAAGCTGATGAAGCAGACGTTGATGAAGCAGATGTTTATTCTGATGAAGAGACTGCGCTTGATTCGACTGAAGAAACAGAAGAAGTCGAGACAGATTCGATCGACTTGTATCAAGACGAACATCAATAA
- the rnpM gene encoding RNase P modulator RnpM codes for MAVNNRKVPLRKCAATGQMFPKKDMIRIVRTKEGEISVDLTGKKSGRGTYVSKSEAAVEKAQSTRAIESQLGSAVPEQVYADLLHAIRREAIK; via the coding sequence ATGGCAGTCAATAATCGAAAAGTGCCGTTGCGCAAGTGTGCAGCTACCGGCCAAATGTTTCCTAAGAAAGACATGATCCGGATTGTCCGCACAAAAGAAGGAGAAATATCCGTCGATTTGACAGGTAAAAAATCCGGACGCGGAACGTATGTATCAAAATCTGAAGCAGCCGTAGAAAAAGCGCAATCGACTCGTGCAATTGAGAGTCAATTGGGCAGCGCTGTTCCGGAACAAGTGTATGCAGATTTATTACATGCGATTCGGAGAGAGGCAATTAAATGA
- a CDS encoding YlxQ family RNA-binding protein, translating to MISTETKIFQLLGLAARARMLTTGEELVVSEVRAQKAKLVILSEDASDNTKKKLSDKCNSYNVEKHVFGSREALGHAIGKESRVVLAVTDSGFAKKLSSLLNEL from the coding sequence ATGATTTCTACAGAAACTAAGATTTTTCAATTACTAGGTTTAGCAGCTCGGGCAAGAATGCTGACGACAGGCGAAGAGCTTGTCGTCTCTGAAGTTCGAGCACAGAAAGCAAAACTTGTTATACTATCAGAAGACGCATCTGACAATACGAAAAAGAAACTGTCGGATAAATGTAATAGCTACAACGTTGAGAAGCATGTTTTTGGGAGCCGCGAAGCACTCGGGCATGCAATCGGAAAAGAGTCGCGGGTCGTCCTCGCGGTAACGGACAGCGGTTTTGCTAAAAAGCTGTCTTCGCTCCTCAACGAATTATAA
- the infB gene encoding translation initiation factor IF-2 yields MTKIRVHEYAKKVNKSSKEVIEELGKMNVDVSNHMSMIDTSSAEKLDKKFSASKSTSSNNQSASRPQGQNTSRPQSQTGSRPQGQSNSRPQGQTGSRPQGQSNSRPQGQTGNRPQGQGNNRPQGQGSNRPAGQTGNRPQGQNTNRPQSQGGNSRPQGQSANRPQGQTSSRPSSGGQGTPSTGGQNRPNQGPSSQNRQGGGGNRRGGRPPARGINQGRRRHRPANPMPKVEKPLPEKITFYESASVGELANKLGREPSEIIKKLFLLGVMATINQELDKDAIELICAEYDVEVEEEIRIDVTDLEIYFEDPDTDDEAVESNTEAIERPPVVTIMGHVDHGKTTLLDSIRDTKVTQGEAGGITQHIGAYQINSNGKKITFLDTPGHAAFTTMRARGAKVTDLTILVVAADDGVMPQTVEAINHAKAAEVPIIVAVNKMDKPSANPDRVMQELTEHGLVSEAWGGDTIFVEISALKGEGIDQLIEMILLVAEVAELKADPSVRAKGTVIEAQLDRGRGAVASLLVQDGTLRVGDPVVVGNTFGRVRAMINDVGRRVKEAGPSAPVEITGLSNVPQAGDRFVVFKDEKTARQIGESRAGEAIQEQRTEKTRVTLDNLFDQMKEGEMKELNLIVKADVQGTVEAMAASLMKIDVEGVNVKIIHTGAGAINESDISLAAASNAIVIGFNVRPDVNAKRAADEEGVDIRLHRVIYKVVEEIESAMKGMLDPEFEEKIIGQVEVRETFKVSKIGTIAGSYVTDGKITRDSGVRIYRDNIVIFEGELDTLKRFKDDAKEVAKGYECGITIKNFNDVKEGDIIEPFIMQEIKRV; encoded by the coding sequence ATGACGAAAATACGTGTACATGAATACGCGAAGAAGGTTAACAAATCAAGCAAAGAGGTCATTGAGGAACTAGGTAAAATGAATGTGGATGTTTCGAACCATATGTCAATGATCGATACAAGTTCTGCAGAAAAATTGGATAAGAAGTTTTCAGCTTCGAAAAGTACTTCATCCAACAATCAAAGTGCGTCTCGTCCGCAAGGTCAAAATACGAGTCGTCCACAAAGCCAAACGGGCAGCCGTCCGCAGGGACAAAGCAATAGCCGCCCGCAAGGTCAAACAGGCAGCCGTCCGCAGGGACAAAGCAATAGCCGTCCGCAAGGCCAAACAGGCAACCGTCCGCAGGGACAAGGCAATAACCGTCCGCAAGGCCAAGGCAGCAATCGCCCAGCGGGTCAAACGGGTAACCGTCCTCAAGGACAAAACACGAATCGTCCGCAGAGCCAAGGCGGCAATAGCCGTCCACAAGGGCAGTCTGCTAATCGTCCTCAGGGACAAACAAGCAGCCGTCCATCAAGCGGCGGTCAGGGTACTCCATCAACTGGAGGACAAAATCGTCCTAACCAAGGGCCATCTTCACAAAACCGACAAGGCGGCGGAGGCAATCGCCGTGGCGGACGTCCGCCAGCACGCGGTATAAACCAGGGCCGCCGCAGACATCGTCCGGCGAACCCAATGCCAAAAGTGGAAAAGCCGTTACCGGAAAAAATCACATTTTACGAATCTGCCTCTGTTGGGGAACTTGCAAACAAGCTCGGCCGGGAACCTTCAGAAATCATTAAAAAGTTATTCCTTCTTGGTGTAATGGCTACCATTAACCAAGAGCTTGATAAAGATGCGATTGAACTAATCTGTGCAGAGTATGATGTAGAAGTTGAAGAGGAAATCCGCATTGATGTAACGGATCTTGAAATCTATTTCGAAGATCCAGATACAGATGATGAGGCAGTTGAATCGAATACAGAAGCTATCGAACGACCTCCTGTCGTTACAATCATGGGACACGTTGACCATGGTAAAACGACATTACTTGATTCAATTAGAGACACGAAAGTCACTCAAGGCGAAGCTGGCGGAATCACTCAGCACATCGGAGCATACCAAATTAATTCCAATGGAAAAAAGATCACGTTCCTTGATACACCAGGACACGCAGCATTTACAACTATGCGTGCGCGCGGTGCCAAAGTAACTGACCTGACTATCCTTGTTGTTGCTGCGGATGACGGTGTTATGCCACAAACGGTTGAAGCGATTAACCATGCGAAAGCTGCAGAAGTTCCTATTATTGTTGCAGTCAACAAAATGGATAAACCATCTGCTAATCCAGATCGTGTTATGCAAGAATTAACTGAACACGGTTTAGTTTCTGAGGCTTGGGGCGGAGATACAATCTTTGTTGAAATTTCTGCGCTTAAAGGTGAAGGAATTGACCAGTTGATTGAAATGATTCTTCTTGTTGCAGAAGTTGCTGAATTGAAAGCCGATCCAAGCGTTCGTGCTAAAGGAACAGTTATTGAAGCTCAACTCGATCGCGGCCGCGGTGCAGTTGCATCCTTGCTCGTTCAAGATGGTACACTTCGCGTCGGTGATCCTGTTGTTGTCGGAAACACATTTGGCCGTGTACGAGCTATGATCAATGACGTTGGCCGCCGTGTTAAAGAAGCCGGTCCATCTGCTCCTGTAGAAATCACAGGTCTTAGCAATGTGCCTCAAGCAGGTGACCGTTTTGTAGTCTTCAAAGATGAGAAAACAGCCCGTCAAATTGGTGAAAGCCGTGCTGGCGAAGCGATTCAGGAACAGCGTACTGAAAAAACGCGTGTTACTTTGGATAACTTGTTTGATCAGATGAAAGAAGGCGAAATGAAGGAATTGAACCTGATTGTTAAGGCAGACGTTCAAGGTACTGTCGAGGCAATGGCAGCTTCATTAATGAAGATTGATGTAGAAGGCGTCAATGTTAAAATCATTCATACAGGTGCCGGAGCAATCAACGAATCTGATATTTCCTTAGCAGCTGCATCAAATGCAATTGTCATTGGTTTCAACGTACGCCCAGATGTCAATGCTAAACGTGCCGCTGATGAAGAAGGCGTCGACATTCGTCTGCACCGTGTAATTTATAAAGTTGTAGAGGAAATCGAATCTGCAATGAAAGGTATGCTTGACCCTGAATTCGAAGAAAAAATTATCGGTCAAGTTGAAGTCCGTGAAACATTCAAAGTTTCTAAAATCGGTACTATCGCCGGAAGTTATGTAACTGACGGTAAAATAACAAGAGACTCCGGGGTTCGCATTTACCGGGACAACATCGTTATTTTTGAAGGGGAACTCGATACATTGAAACGCTTCAAAGATGATGCAAAAGAAGTCGCAAAAGGATACGAATGCGGTATCACGATTAAGAACTTTAACGATGTTAAAGAAGGCGACATCATCGAACCATTCATCATGCAGGAAATTAAGCGCGTGTGA
- a CDS encoding DUF503 domain-containing protein has translation MIVYAECSFIIPMAASLKDKRSVLKRMIDRVKNGYNVSIAELDHQDLWQRTTLGVVAIASSTEAAEREIHRVQRFLESNPDWELTEIQIDYPG, from the coding sequence GTGATTGTTTACGCAGAGTGTTCGTTCATCATTCCAATGGCGGCTTCTCTAAAAGATAAACGTTCCGTGCTGAAACGTATGATCGATCGTGTGAAAAATGGGTATAATGTTTCTATAGCTGAATTGGATCACCAAGATCTCTGGCAGCGTACAACACTTGGGGTTGTCGCAATTGCTTCTTCAACCGAAGCTGCTGAACGTGAAATTCATCGCGTTCAGCGATTTCTTGAGTCCAATCCAGATTGGGAACTAACTGAAATACAGATTGACTATCCAGGATAG
- the rbfA gene encoding 30S ribosome-binding factor RbfA yields the protein MSMRVNRVAEQMKKELGDIIGQRLKDPRIGFVTVTDVEVTGDLQQATIYISVLGKDSEKEASLEGLKKAKGFIRSEIGKRIRLRKTPEIDFAFDESVAYGNRIESLLRDVKEDESDN from the coding sequence ATGTCAATGCGTGTTAATCGAGTAGCAGAACAAATGAAAAAAGAACTCGGTGATATTATAGGTCAGCGTTTGAAAGATCCTCGCATTGGTTTCGTCACAGTAACCGATGTGGAAGTAACAGGGGACCTTCAACAAGCAACTATCTATATTTCTGTTCTTGGAAAAGATTCTGAGAAAGAAGCGTCACTAGAAGGGCTTAAGAAAGCAAAAGGATTCATCCGTTCTGAAATCGGAAAACGGATCCGTTTGAGAAAAACACCAGAAATCGATTTCGCGTTTGATGAATCCGTCGCATACGGCAACCGAATCGAATCACTTCTACGTGATGTGAAGGAAGACGAGTCGGACAATTAA
- the truB gene encoding tRNA pseudouridine(55) synthase TruB translates to MDGILPLWKEKGMTSHDCVFKLRKILRTKKVGHTGTLDPSVEGVLPICIGSATKVASYITDSGKEYIAEVSIGTATETEDADGDVVKNDASDKVITRVQVLQALDTLTGHITQIPPMYSAVKVNGRKLYEYARKGIEVERPERKVHIHKIELLSEDEQFEGIEPRFTIKVSCGKGTYIRTLAVQIGEQLGYPAHMSHLVRTASGTYKQTDCRTLDEVRELQETGSLKSFLRPLESALEGIVQVQLDDNEELLTKVLNGQVLPLHPILETEDEAVFTEHGRALAVYAPHPEKTGLMKPVKMFLANREEERTNDGNY, encoded by the coding sequence ATGGACGGAATCCTGCCCCTATGGAAAGAAAAAGGGATGACCTCACATGATTGTGTATTTAAATTACGGAAAATCCTTCGTACGAAAAAAGTCGGGCACACTGGAACTCTTGACCCGAGTGTAGAGGGCGTCCTGCCGATTTGCATCGGGTCTGCCACAAAAGTCGCATCTTACATCACAGATTCAGGAAAAGAATACATTGCTGAGGTATCTATTGGAACTGCGACTGAAACTGAAGATGCTGATGGAGATGTCGTCAAGAATGATGCATCGGACAAGGTCATTACTCGTGTACAAGTACTGCAGGCTCTAGATACTTTGACTGGACATATTACACAAATTCCTCCTATGTATTCAGCTGTTAAAGTGAACGGAAGAAAACTTTATGAGTATGCAAGGAAAGGAATAGAAGTTGAGCGTCCAGAACGCAAAGTACACATCCATAAAATCGAGTTATTAAGTGAAGATGAACAATTCGAAGGAATCGAACCCCGCTTTACGATTAAGGTATCCTGCGGGAAAGGGACATATATTCGTACGCTTGCAGTTCAAATTGGAGAACAGCTTGGGTATCCTGCACATATGTCCCATTTAGTAAGGACGGCTTCAGGAACATATAAGCAAACCGACTGCCGTACGCTAGATGAAGTCCGGGAGCTTCAGGAAACTGGAAGCCTGAAATCATTCTTAAGACCGCTGGAGTCTGCTTTAGAGGGAATTGTTCAAGTACAATTAGATGACAATGAAGAATTGCTGACCAAAGTTCTAAATGGCCAAGTTCTTCCTCTTCACCCGATACTCGAAACAGAGGACGAAGCAGTATTTACGGAACACGGCAGAGCTCTCGCTGTGTATGCGCCGCATCCAGAAAAAACAGGGCTGATGAAACCTGTCAAGATGTTTCTTGCGAATCGAGAAGAGGAGAGGACAAACGATGGAAACTATTGA
- a CDS encoding bifunctional riboflavin kinase/FAD synthetase, producing METIELRIDRGITKIIEKEFSLAIGFFDGLHKGHQTVIQQAIDTSKNLGIASAVMTFNPHPSHLFAGEHEKIGYITPLEEKQRILSEMGIDTLFIVAFDQSLASLTPEEFVDQVLRNLNVRHVTAGFDFTFGAKGKGTMEQMESLANGDFGTTSVEKVAEEEEKVSSTRIRKLLSDGEVAKTASLLGRPFRSIGTVVDGDKRGRQLGFPTANIIPGAELIVPQNGVYAVRFTADGITYDGVCNIGVKPTFDHPDEARKTIEVNVFDFDGDLYGKKVIVDWIDHIRSEQKFDSIDMLIKQIAEDKETAKKILSKKD from the coding sequence ATGGAAACTATTGAGTTGCGAATTGATCGTGGTATTACTAAGATCATTGAAAAAGAATTCTCGTTAGCCATCGGTTTTTTCGATGGACTGCACAAAGGTCATCAGACAGTTATACAACAAGCAATTGATACCTCAAAGAACCTTGGAATTGCTTCCGCCGTAATGACGTTTAATCCTCATCCATCCCATCTATTTGCAGGTGAACATGAAAAAATTGGCTACATTACTCCTTTGGAGGAAAAACAGCGGATCTTAAGCGAAATGGGAATCGACACGTTATTTATCGTAGCATTCGATCAAAGTCTCGCTAGCTTGACTCCTGAGGAATTTGTTGATCAAGTGTTAAGAAATTTGAATGTTCGTCATGTAACAGCTGGATTTGACTTCACATTCGGCGCGAAAGGAAAAGGTACAATGGAACAGATGGAATCGTTAGCAAATGGAGATTTCGGCACGACAAGCGTCGAAAAAGTAGCTGAGGAAGAGGAGAAGGTTTCATCCACACGCATTCGTAAATTACTGTCAGACGGAGAAGTAGCAAAAACTGCATCGCTTCTTGGCCGTCCTTTTCGTTCAATCGGTACAGTGGTTGACGGGGACAAACGCGGACGGCAACTAGGTTTTCCAACTGCTAATATTATTCCAGGCGCTGAACTTATAGTCCCTCAAAACGGCGTCTATGCAGTACGGTTCACAGCAGATGGAATTACTTATGATGGCGTCTGTAATATTGGCGTTAAGCCGACTTTTGATCATCCGGATGAAGCACGTAAAACGATTGAAGTGAATGTCTTTGATTTCGACGGGGATCTATATGGCAAAAAGGTGATAGTTGACTGGATAGATCATATCAGATCTGAACAGAAATTCGATTCAATCGATATGCTGATCAAACAGATTGCAGAAGACAAGGAAACAGCAAAAAAAATCCTTTCAAAAAAAGACTGA
- the rpsO gene encoding 30S ribosomal protein S15, with amino-acid sequence MAITQERKHELINEFKTHENDTGSADVQIAILTEEINNLNEHLRSHKKDNHSRRGLYKMVGTRRRLLKYLRETEVARYRDLIAKLGLRR; translated from the coding sequence ATGGCTATTACACAAGAGCGTAAACATGAATTGATCAACGAATTCAAAACTCATGAAAACGACACAGGGTCTGCAGATGTTCAGATCGCTATCCTTACTGAAGAGATCAACAACTTGAACGAGCACTTGCGTTCACACAAGAAGGATAACCACTCACGCCGCGGTCTTTATAAGATGGTCGGTACACGTCGTCGTCTTTTGAAGTACTTGCGTGAAACAGAAGTTGCACGTTACCGTGATCTAATTGCTAAACTCGGCCTGCGCCGTTAA